The genomic region CGCGGTGAGCTGGACGAGTGGCTGGACGCGCAGAAGTCAGTCGTCTACATGGGTTTCGGCACCATCACCCGGCTGACGCGCGAGCAGGTCGCGGCGTTCGTCGAGGTCGCCCGCCGGCTCGACTGCTCGGTGCTGTGGAAGCTGCCGCGCGACCAGCAGGTGTTCCTGCCGGCCGAGCTGCCGGCGAACCTGCGGATCGAGACGTGGGTGCCCTCGCAGCTCGACGTGCTGGCGCACCCGAACGTGCACGTGTTCTTCACGCACGCGGGCGGAAACGCTTACACGGAAAGCATCTACTTCGGCAAGCCGATGGTGTCGCGGCCGCTGTGGGTCGACTGCTACGACCAGGCCGTGCGCGCGGAGAGCTTCGGCGTCGGGCTCACGCTGGACCGGCCGCACACCGTCGACCCGGACGACGTCGTCGACAAGCTCACCCGCGTGCTGACCGAGCCGGGGTTCCGCGAGAACGCCGAGCGGCTCGCGGCCCTGCAGCACGCGGCGGGCGGCCGCAAGACCGCGGCCGACCTGGTTCTCTCCCTGCCCGCACTCACCGCGAAGTGAGCGTCAGCATGAGCTACCGCTATCCCGTCTCGATGCCCTCGTTGCGCGGCAACGAGCTCGAGTACACGACGAAGGCCGTGACGGACGGCTGGATCTCCTCGCAGGGCCCGTACGTGCCTCGGTTCGAGGAAGCTTTCGCCGCCTACAACGGTGTCCAGCACGGCGTTGCGTGCTCGTCCGGCACGACGGCATTGACGCTCGCGTTGCGCGCGTTGGGGATCGGGCCGGGCGACGAGGTGATCGTGCCGGAGTTCACGATGATCGCCTCGGCGTGGGCCGTGACCTACACGGGCGCGACCCCGGTGTTCGTGGACTGCGGTGACGACCTGAACATCGACGTGCGCAAGATCGAGGAGAAGATCACCCCGCGCACCAAGGTGATCATGCCGGTGCACGTCTACGGCCGGCGTTGCGACATGGACGCGGTCCTGGAGCTGGCCTACGAGTACAACCTGCGGGTCGTCGAGGACTCGGCCGAAGCCCACGGCGTCAAGCCGACCGGGGACATCGCGGCGTTCTCGCTGTTCGCCAACAAGATCATCACCTCCGGCGAGGGCGGCATCTGCCTGACGAACGACCCGCACCTGGCGCGGCAGATGGCGCACCTGCGCGGGATGGCGTTCACCCGCGACCACAGCTTCCTGCACAAGAAGCTCGCCTACAACTTCCGGATGACGAACCTGCAGGCGGCGGTCGCGCTGGCGCAGACCGAACGCCTCGACGAGATCATCGCGACGCGCGCGCGGATCGAGAAGCGGTACGACGAAGGCCTTCGAGGCATCAAGGGCATCACGCTCATGCCGCCGCGGGACGTGTTGTGGATGTACGACCTGCGCGCCGAACGCCGGGACGAGCTGCGGGCGTTCCTGGCGGAGCAGGGCATCGAGACGCGGCTGTTCTTCAAGCCGATGAGCCGCCAGCCCGGCTACCTCGACCCGGTGTGGCCGACGCTGAACGCCCACCGCTTCGCCGAGGACGGCCTGTACCTCCCCACCCACGCCGAGCTCACCGAGGACGACCAGGACTACGTCGTGGGCCAGGTCCGCCGGTTCTACGAGGGATGAGATGACGACCACCGACGCAGACCTTGTCCCGTTCCTGCTGCGCCGTCCCGGCGCGTCGTTCCCGCCACCGGAGTACGCGGGCTTCCGCGACAGACCGGGTCTGGTGAAGGCAGCGCTGCCCTCGGGCGGCACGGTGTGGCTGGTCACCCGGCACGAGGAGGTCCGCGCGGTCCTCACCGACCCGCGGATCAGCTCCAACCCGACCCACGAGGGCTTCCCTCGCCCGTCACGCACCGTGGGCGCGCCGTCCGCGGACGACGTGCCGGGCTGGTTCGTGTCGCTGGACCCGCCGGACCACAACAAGTACCGCAAGGCGCTGATCCCCGAGTTCACCGTGCGCCGCATCCGGTCGTTGCGCCCGGCGGTCGAGGAGATCGTCGACCGCACCATCGACCAGATGCTGGTCAAGGGCAACACCGCCGACCTCGTCGAGGACTTCTCGCTGTCGGTGCCGTCGCTGGTGATCTCGTCGCTGCTGGGCGTGCCGAAGATCGACCGCGACTTCTTCGAGGAGAAGACCAAGGTCCTGGTCACGCTGACCTCGACCGACGAGGAACGCGACAAGGCCTCCGAGCACCTGCTGCGCTACATCAACCGCCTGATCGCGATCAAGGCGAAGCGGCCGGGCGACGACCTGATCTCCAAGCTGGTGCAGGGGGAGATCCTGACGCAGCAGGAGGTGTCCGGCATCTCGATGCTGCTGCTGATCGCGGGCCACGAGACGACGGCGAACAACATCTCGCTGGGCGTGGTGACGCTGTTGCAGGAGAAGCAGTGGATCGACGACGAACGCACGGTCGAGGAGCTGCTGCGCTACCACTCCGTGGCCGACGTGGTGGCGTTGCGCGTGGCCATCGAGGACGTCGAGATCGGCGGCCAGCTGGTGCGCAAGGGCGAGGGCATCGTCCCCCTGGTGGCCGGCGCGAACCACGACCCGTCGATGTTCGAACGCCCGCACCAGTTCGACCCGGCCCGCTCGGCCACCGGGCACGTGGCGTTCGGCTACGGCGTGCACCAGTGCCTGGGCCAGAACCTGGTGCGGCTGGAGATGGACGTGGCCTACCACAAGCTGTTCCAGCGCATCCCGACGCTGGAGGTCGCGGTGCCGTTGGAGGAGCTGCAGTTCAAGTACGACGGAGTCCTCTTCGGACTCCACGCGCTGCCCGTGCGCTGGTGATGGTGGAGGAACGGCAATGGCTCAGATCAGTGTGGACACCGGGAAGTGCATCGGCTCGGCGCAGTGCGTGCTAGCGGCGCCGGAGGTGTTCGACCAGGACGACGACGGGTTCGTGACGGTGCTGGACGCGAGCCCGTCGGGTGAGGCGGCGGCGAGCGCGCGCACCGCGCAGGGCATCTGCCCTGCGCAGGCGATCAGCGTGCAGGGCTGAGGAGGTGCCGAGGGCCGTGGTCATTCATGGCCCTCGGCACCCGATCCATTCCGACGTGCCTGAAGCTCTTCCTGTACGGCGGGGAGGCCCAGCCATCGCACGCCGCTTTCACCGCTTTCCCGCCGAACATCCTCCACAAGTCCGTGAAACTCACAGTACGCCTGACTCTCGTGGCCGCTGCGCATGAGCGCGATCGCCCGCCACAGGCGGATCCTGCGCTCAACGTTGATCGCGTACTCAGGCGGCCAACCCCACTCGGTCACCTCATCACGCAGTTCTTCGAGTGCTCGCAGAGCGCTTCTTCCACTCCCGCACATACCGGCCCAATGTGCGACGACTCGTCGGCAGACGAACAGCACCCTCGGGTCAGGCGATCTCGTCAGGCGATACTCCTCGAACATCGCCTTTGCCATCTCCAGCGCCCGCTCTCGCTGACCGAGCTCACCTAGCCCATCGACCAGGTCCACTCTCGCGTAGACGGTCCTGGGAGCGAACCTGCCCGCTGTGCTTTCGTTCTGCGCCACGATCGCTTGCAGCTCCACAAGCGCACGCTCGCCCATATCCGCGCGAAGAAGTTGTTCCGCCCGCACATAACGCAGCGAGATGCAGAGGTCTTCAGGCGCACGGAACTCGGCCCGCATGCCAGACGAGGCTCAGCTTGGCATCCAAGGTCTCCTCGTGCTGAGCGCCTAGAACGGCTTCTAATTCCAGTGCTGTGCGGCTCAGGAACCGGCGGTGCTCCTCGAAACCGTCTCGAGCACCGATGACGTATCCGCGGTTGCCCCGGCCATCCTGATGGATGCCCGACAGCCGTTCGAACGCCGACTCGGCTTCGTCGTACCGGTGCCAGGTCCAAGCGGCGTGTCCGACGTCGTTCATCTCTTCGACGGTCGCGGTGGTGATGAAAGCCGCCAACGCCTCGCCAGGTATCGCCTCGCGCTCGACCGCGTCGATCAGGTAGTCGAACGCGATGTGCGTGTCATCCCCGTCAGGGAGCAGCAGGCTGCTCGTTCCCCGGACAGGCGTGCCCGCCCAGGCGAACGCGTCGTCCAGCGACTCCGGACGCAACCGCGCACCGCCCCGTTCCCGCAGGTACGCCTCATGAGCACGAACCAGCGTCTCAGCGGGAAGCGGCCGGTGGATTCCCGCCCGACGCGCGTCGACCGCGGCGAGCACCAGTGCCGCCCCGCGCGGGTGCGCGCCGGGCGCCCAGGCGTCGCGCCACCTCGCGAGCAGCTGCGGCCCGGCTGCGAGGTACTCGGAGATGCCGAACTGGTCGGCTTGCGCCAAGGCTTCCGTGATCCGCGGGTCGTTCGCACCGGCTTCCCGCGCCCTGGACAGCTCGTGCCAGCTCCAGGACCGCTCCAGGTCGACTCTCGTGGCGAGCCGCAGCACGTCCCACCCCTGCCGGACCATCTCCCGGCTGCGCACCGGATCGACCACAGCGGCCGGCCCACCGCAGAAGTAGGAGTACTCCTCAGACCGCATGGTGGCGACGATGACCTTCCTGTCGCCTTTGTCGCTGAGGATGCTCGACACGCCTGCTCCGGTGAGCCCGCCCTCGCCGAGAAGCCGCTCGATGTCGTCCAGCCACAGCACCGCACGCGAACAGCCGAGCACCGCCTGGACAGCGGCAGCGGCTCCGTCACGTCCGGTGGGCTCGACCAACCGGTGGCCGGGGAACAACGTTCGCACGGCTTCGTAGGCCGCGCGCGACTTCCCCGCCGTCGACTCGCCCACCAGCAACACGAACCGCTCTTGTCGCATCAGGGTTTCCAAGCGGCTCATGACATCACGATGCACGAAAGCCGGCAGACGGTGAACACCGTCGACAGGCGCGGCCGGGTGCACGCCGAGCTTGACCGGGTCGTCGAGCTCGCGCACCAGCGGAAGCCGGCCTCGATGATCGGACCGGACCAGTGCGACGCGACTTTCCGTGCGGTCGTCGCGTGACTTCAACACGGCCGCGGCACGCGTCGACCAGAACCCCGCGACAACCAGTCCGGCAGCGGCCAGAGCGGAAGAAACCGCCGCCGGCACAGGAAGTTTGGTGAGTGCGGCACCCAGTCCGACCACCAGGCAACCCGTTGCGACGAGCAGCCACCTCCATCTTCGACCCGGTTGCACGGCGCCTCCCGAGCGCAGGATTGTATGCGCCCAAACCGTACAACGCGACTAACGACCGCGGCGGGGCTTCGCGCGCTTGGCCTGCTGTTTCGGCTGGTTCTGCTGGCGTGCCGGGCTCCGCCGCTGTTGCTGCTGCTGGGGCTGCTTGGCCGGCTCCGGCGCGGGCCCGCGGGTGCTGTTGACCGTGCGCCCGCGGACGATGCCGATCAGGTGCTCGACCAGTTCGGGGTTCTCGTCCTCGAC from Lentzea guizhouensis harbors:
- a CDS encoding cytochrome P450, producing the protein MTTTDADLVPFLLRRPGASFPPPEYAGFRDRPGLVKAALPSGGTVWLVTRHEEVRAVLTDPRISSNPTHEGFPRPSRTVGAPSADDVPGWFVSLDPPDHNKYRKALIPEFTVRRIRSLRPAVEEIVDRTIDQMLVKGNTADLVEDFSLSVPSLVISSLLGVPKIDRDFFEEKTKVLVTLTSTDEERDKASEHLLRYINRLIAIKAKRPGDDLISKLVQGEILTQQEVSGISMLLLIAGHETTANNISLGVVTLLQEKQWIDDERTVEELLRYHSVADVVALRVAIEDVEIGGQLVRKGEGIVPLVAGANHDPSMFERPHQFDPARSATGHVAFGYGVHQCLGQNLVRLEMDVAYHKLFQRIPTLEVAVPLEELQFKYDGVLFGLHALPVRW
- a CDS encoding ferredoxin, which encodes MAQISVDTGKCIGSAQCVLAAPEVFDQDDDGFVTVLDASPSGEAAASARTAQGICPAQAISVQG
- a CDS encoding DegT/DnrJ/EryC1/StrS family aminotransferase, whose protein sequence is MSYRYPVSMPSLRGNELEYTTKAVTDGWISSQGPYVPRFEEAFAAYNGVQHGVACSSGTTALTLALRALGIGPGDEVIVPEFTMIASAWAVTYTGATPVFVDCGDDLNIDVRKIEEKITPRTKVIMPVHVYGRRCDMDAVLELAYEYNLRVVEDSAEAHGVKPTGDIAAFSLFANKIITSGEGGICLTNDPHLARQMAHLRGMAFTRDHSFLHKKLAYNFRMTNLQAAVALAQTERLDEIIATRARIEKRYDEGLRGIKGITLMPPRDVLWMYDLRAERRDELRAFLAEQGIETRLFFKPMSRQPGYLDPVWPTLNAHRFAEDGLYLPTHAELTEDDQDYVVGQVRRFYEG